Proteins from one Pirellulaceae bacterium genomic window:
- a CDS encoding alkaline phosphatase family protein — MKVQNALPLTVTGYQEAEENLIAALRIRSDVCSWLLQQGPWNFFTTTFSETHVAAHQFWQLRDPQHPLWDSKSAQACGDTLENIYRSIDVNLANLLEALPADANVVFMTPQGVSNNYSGSHRLPKWRAMREGRTPQLIST, encoded by the coding sequence ATGAAAGTTCAAAACGCTCTTCCGTTAACCGTCACAGGTTATCAAGAAGCAGAAGAAAATCTGATTGCCGCTTTGCGAATACGCAGTGATGTATGCAGCTGGCTGTTGCAGCAAGGTCCCTGGAATTTCTTTACGACAACCTTCAGCGAAACACATGTAGCAGCGCATCAATTCTGGCAATTGCGAGATCCGCAACATCCGCTTTGGGATTCGAAATCGGCGCAAGCGTGCGGCGATACTTTGGAAAACATTTACCGCAGCATCGATGTAAATCTCGCGAACTTATTAGAGGCCCTCCCTGCAGATGCGAATGTGGTGTTCATGACACCACAAGGCGTGTCAAACAATTACTCTGGCTCTCACCGGTTGCCGAAATGGCGTGCGATGCGCGAAGGACGCACTCCGCAACTTATTTCGACGTAG